From the Patescibacteria group bacterium genome, one window contains:
- a CDS encoding 3'-phosphoesterase — MTLKKYQLKRKFNKTPEPKGKLAKISKSRFVIHKHDASHLHYDFRLEMDGVLKSWAIPKEPPKTKGIKRLAIQVEDHPIDYINFEGIIPDGNYGAGKVEIWDKGVYQGSNKTLKHKSKKMKSGLDSFKFELKGKKLKGEYVLVRLKDKNWLLFKV; from the coding sequence ATGACATTGAAGAAGTATCAATTAAAAAGAAAATTCAATAAAACCCCGGAGCCAAAAGGCAAACTTGCAAAAATTAGCAAATCCCGTTTTGTAATTCATAAACATGACGCAAGCCACTTGCATTATGATTTTCGTTTAGAAATGGATGGCGTCTTAAAGTCTTGGGCCATACCCAAAGAGCCGCCAAAAACCAAGGGCATCAAAAGATTGGCTATCCAAGTAGAAGACCACCCGATTGACTATATTAATTTTGAAGGAATAATCCCCGATGGCAATTACGGCGCAGGTAAAGTGGAAATCTGGGATAAAGGCGTATATCAAGGAAGCAATAAAACATTAAAACATAAAAGCAAAAAGATGAAATCAGGGCTTGATTCATTTAAGTTTGAACTCAAGGGTAAAAAATTAAAGGGTGAATATGTGCTTGTTCGCCTGAAGGATAAAAATTGGCTTTTATTTAAAGTTTAA
- the amrB gene encoding AmmeMemoRadiSam system protein B, whose product MPNQNINKETTEKKSGLTRRSSSEAKSEGGPIRKPAVAGAFYPADKNELQEMVNDFLSRALMDANQYTNSANHESTDDVNKAKPKILIVPHAGLVYSGQVAAYSYKAVQSLDYKTVILIGPSHTAYFDGVSVYPKGFYETPLGQVQINDLLAGQLIKSDEKISYYPQAHITEHNLEVQLPFLQTVLPNAKIVPIIMGKPDANLVKILALALQKIIGDETLLVISSDLSHYPEYETAKEVDQKTIEAILTQNIDEFEKVISQSIAQDYPGLDTCACGAGPLKVGMMLAGDWNLDGELLKYANSGDVTDDHSRVVGYASIVFKGGGEGLRRLEKAEEGEGVNTEDRARLLEIARETLEEYLENGKIPKIEVESEKLNENLGAFVTLRNKKRDYELRGCIGRFSPTDEALYKIVQQMAISAATQDTRFASVTYDELDDIEIEISVLSQLKKIDDWQKIEVGKHGVEVVQGMRKGVFLPQVATENNWDLETFMNELCEHKAGIDRDAWKTGEAELYIFTAEVFGENEFVDG is encoded by the coding sequence ATGCCTAATCAAAATATCAACAAAGAAACCACTGAAAAAAAGAGCGGGCTTACCCGCCGAAGCTCGAGCGAAGCGAAGAGCGAAGGCGGGCCTATCCGCAAACCCGCTGTGGCCGGAGCTTTTTATCCGGCTGACAAAAACGAGCTTCAAGAAATGGTTAATGACTTTTTAAGTCGAGCGCTAATGGACGCGAATCAGTACACGAATAGCGCTAATCACGAATCTACAGACGATGTTAATAAAGCAAAACCGAAAATATTGATTGTGCCACATGCGGGTTTAGTATATTCTGGCCAAGTAGCGGCTTACAGTTACAAAGCTGTGCAGAGCTTAGATTACAAAACCGTCATTTTAATCGGCCCCTCCCATACTGCTTATTTTGACGGGGTCTCGGTTTATCCCAAAGGTTTTTATGAAACCCCCCTGGGTCAAGTGCAAATTAATGACTTACTCGCCGGCCAACTCATCAAGTCGGACGAAAAAATCTCTTATTATCCCCAGGCGCATATTACAGAACACAATTTAGAAGTCCAACTGCCCTTTTTGCAAACTGTCCTGCCCAATGCCAAAATCGTACCAATTATTATGGGAAAGCCCGATGCCAATCTTGTAAAAATTCTTGCTCTGGCCTTACAAAAAATTATTGGCGATGAAACATTGCTCGTGATCAGCAGTGATTTATCTCATTATCCTGAATACGAAACAGCTAAGGAAGTTGACCAAAAAACCATTGAGGCGATTTTAACCCAAAATATAGACGAATTTGAAAAAGTAATAAGCCAATCAATAGCCCAAGATTACCCGGGTTTAGACACCTGCGCTTGCGGCGCCGGGCCATTGAAAGTGGGAATGATGCTAGCTGGAGATTGGAACTTGGATGGCGAGCTGTTAAAATATGCTAATTCTGGTGATGTTACTGATGATCATTCGCGGGTAGTGGGTTATGCGAGTATCGTGTTTAAGGGGGGAGGAGAAGGCTTGAGAAGGCTTGAGAAGGCAGAAGAGGGCGAGGGGGTTAATACTGAAGATAGGGCGAGACTTCTAGAAATTGCCAGAGAAACATTGGAAGAATATTTAGAAAATGGAAAAATACCCAAAATTGAGGTGGAATCAGAAAAATTAAACGAAAATCTCGGAGCGTTTGTAACTTTACGGAATAAAAAAAGAGACTATGAGCTTCGGGGCTGTATTGGCCGGTTCTCGCCAACCGACGAGGCCTTATATAAAATAGTTCAACAAATGGCTATTAGCGCGGCCACCCAGGACACTCGCTTTGCGTCAGTCACTTATGATGAATTAGACGATATTGAAATTGAAATTTCAGTTTTAAGTCAGTTGAAAAAAATTGACGATTGGCAAAAAATTGAAGTAGGAAAACATGGCGTTGAAGTGGTCCAAGGAATGCGAAAAGGAGTGTTTTTGCCCCAAGTCGCCACGGAAAATAATTGGGACTTAGAAACTTTTATGAATGAACTCTGCGAACACAAAGCGGGAATTGACCGTGATGCTTGGAAAACCGGAGAGGCAGAGTTGTACATATTTACGGCGGAGGTGTTTGGTGAGAACGAGTTTGTTGATGGCTAA